In the Pan paniscus chromosome 19, NHGRI_mPanPan1-v2.0_pri, whole genome shotgun sequence genome, GTTAGTCACCATCATGTGAGGTAGCCCATTCTCCAGAATATGAGATTCAGAAAGGTAAATTTGTACAAGGTTACACAGTAAAGGGTCAGCAGAGCTAGAATTTGGGCCTAGGGGTGTCTGCCTTCAAAACTGGCTCTTAAAAAGATACCACAGACCCaggattcattttatttattttgcttgttttttattttattttatttttacatggagtcttgctctgtcaccaggctggagtgcagtggagcgatctcagctcactgcaacctccacctcccgggttcaagcgattctcctgcctcagcctcctgagtagctgggactacaggtgggcgtcaccatgcccagctaatttttgtatttttagtagagacggggtttcaccatgttggccaggatggtctcaatctgttgacctcatgatccgcctgcctcagcctcccaaagtgctaggattacaggcataagccactgtgcccggtcttgttttttatttttcaagacagggtcttgctctgttgcacacgctagagtacagtggcacaatcacagctcattgcagcctcaatccccagcctcaagcaatccttccacctcggcttcccaagtatccaggactacaggcacatgccactatacctggctaatttttaattttatagagatggagtcttgctatgttgcccaggctggtctcgaactcctgggctcaagcaatcctcccatctggtcctcccaaagtgctggaattataggtgtgaaccactacacctggcaGCATACCAGGGTTCGAACTCTGATTCTAAAGTCGGTGTTCTTTCAAATGTAGTGCACTATAAAATTTCGTCCCTAACTCAGGGTCACTGTGAGGTTCACGAAGACCATGTATGCAAACATGCTCCGTAAATCATACAAGGTATTATTATTTGTCGTTAATCAGACCAAAGGGCTTCAGGCTGTAGCCCAAAATGCCTCTTGAAGGTCATGGCCAGATATAAAAGACTTCCTATTAGTTGCCAGTGTGGGGCTAGGAGGCTGGGATGCACCCCGACTCTTCTAGACTATTAgtaagcaataaaaaggaatgatggCTCTAAGAGCCTTGCCTTTGACCTTCCACAGGGAGTAGCTTAAAATACAGTCACACATTACTTAATGATGGGAATACAtattgtgttttggtttttggtgtttttgtttgttttttaagacagggtcctggtctgttgcccagcctgaagtgcagtggcatgatctcagctcactgcaacctccgcctcccgggctcaagcaatcctcccacctcagccccccaagtagctgggactacaggcacgcaccaccacacctggctaatttttatgtattttttgtagagatggaggtttggccacgttgcccaagctggtctcaaactcgtgaactcaagcgatccacctgccttggcttcccaaagtgctgggattacaggtgtggaccactgtgcccggccagggatacgttctgagaaatgacTTGTTAggcgatttcatcattgtgcaaacattacGGTGGATAGTCTTTACATAAATCTAGATGGTACTGCAGCCTGCACAGCTAGGCTGTAAACATGTATGGAGTGTTAACTGcactgaatattgtaggcaactGTAATGCAAATCACTAGGCGATAAGAATTTTTCAACTCCATTACAATCTTACAGGATCTCAGTctatgcagtctgtcattgaccgAAACATCAACATGAGGTGCATGACTATAGTTCCTTTATTCCCACCTCCTCATAGGATCCACCTACTGAGATGTGAGTGAACGGGACTATGTTAAAGGACAAGCCTGACGGACTGCATGCTGCCCTATCCTGGGGGGTGCCAGAACCATGCCGTGCAGTCACCTGGGAGCAGGCCGCACAGGAGCTGTCAGCATTCAGGCTGTATTCTAAGGACTCTCTCCTGGAGCTTCCTTCCCCTCTAGCCCTCGAAGGAGCACATGCACCTGGTCCTTTGGGCATAGCACTAGGCAATCCACCCTGAGCCAGGCCCAGACCAGGAAGGCAGGGCAAGAACCAAAGCTCACCTGACATTGGCTTTATCCACTCCCATCCCAAAACTAATGGTTGCAACAATTACAGGGACCTTCTCCTCCATCCAGTCGTTCTGCACCAGCGTTCTTTCAGAGGCCTTCAGCCCTGTAAAGGAGGGGAAAATGGAGAAGGGAACTCACATTTCCCTTGGGTTTACCCGGGGTCTATTTTGGGTTTGacactgtgtgctaggcacttcACAAACCCTGAATCTTTCACTTCCCAGCTGTCTGACCTTAACATCAGGCGCTTAACTTTACTGAGCCTCAGCTGACAGGCACAAAGACCCTAGCCCATGTGTGGCACAGAGCATTTGGCAAAGGTTAGGGCCATGATTCAAGCCCAAGCCCGTTGGcctccaaagcctgtgctcttcCTACAACACCATTACCTTGGCTTGTAAAAACGTATCACCTGCTGCTGGGTAGGCATACAGTGGGAGGAACTCAGGAGTCACAATTCTCATTTTAGACCTCATTCATGTCTAGACTCCTTTTAGGGGATTTAAGTGAATCACTTTAGCTCTGCCTGAGTATCTGCAATAAGATGGTGGGTCACCTGATAACCAGGATCTGTAAAGAACAAGAGACCGGCTAAGAAGCCTCTGAGGGTGAAGAGACTCAAGTGGCCTGGGTGCCCCTTACCTGCATGGTAAGCCTTGGCGTTCACACCCCTGCAGCTGAGCTCTATGGCCAACTGTTCACAAGCCTCTCTAGTCCTGCAGTACACAATGCCGCAGCCAGATAACTGAATGGGGAGATGCAGGAAGAAAATAAGCATAGCAAGAACAGAACAATAGGCCCAGTGTAATGCACCCTGCTCTAAAAGAAGCTCTGTGTTCCTTCTCTCGTTGGCTTCAGTCTCTTCTGAGGCAGGACACCCAGTGAGGCTCTGTCACTTTATAAAAAGCAGGACCAGGCTGGatgcaatggttcatgcctgcaatcccagcactttgggaggccaaggtggggggaatcacttgaggccaggagttagagaccagcctgggcaacacggagaaaccccgtctctgctaaaaatacaaaattaaccgggagtggtggcgcatgcctgtaatctcagctacttgggaggctgaggcaggagaatcgcttgaacccaggaggcggaggttgtggtgagccgagattgcgccattgcactccagcctgggcaacaagagcaaaactccatctcaaaaaaaaaaaacaggccaaaaGCTGCTCAAAACTCAACCTGTTTAacttctctgcctcctcttcaTGAGCTTTGCATGGGCCTGCAGAGGCATCACACAGACTGGCTGGCTGCTTGCCTTCCACAGGATCCAGAACAAGGAAACCCTGGTAAGGAGGACAATGCCAGGAAGCCAAAGAGACAACTCTTTTTGTGCACAAGTTTTAGGAAGCCTGGCTGAGAAAGCTAGAAAAACCAAAGGTCTTAGAAGACCAATCTCCATCTCCATCACATCGCACCCCACTGCTCTAACAGCTGCTTGTCCTCCACCTCAGTGCCTCACCCCTTTATCAGCCTCCTGTCCAAGAGCCTTAAGGCAGAAGTCCTTCAGGTTCCCATAGGGATCAGAAATCAGTTCCTTGAATTGCACATCATAGAAGAGGTTGGCCCGGAAGCAGGGAGTCTTGAAGATGGCAACTGGTTTCTTCAGGTGCAGGGCAGCAAACACGTCCTCTTGGACCTGTGGGGTGGCTGTGGCGGTCAGAGCCACACAAGGGGCATGTCCCAGGCGGGAGCGCAGGGCACCCAGACGCAAGTAGTCAGGACGAAAGTCATGCCCCCATTGGGAAACACAATGAGCTTCATCCACCACCAAGTAAGACAGCAGGTGGCGGGACACCAGGGAGTTCAGGGTGGGCTGGAAGGAGGATGAAGCTGCCATCTCTGGGGTGATGTACAGAATCTTGGTCTGGGGCTTTTCTCGCTCCAGGTCAGCAAGCAGCTCCTTCCTTTCCCGTGCAGACAGCTTCGAGTTCAGGGAACTTACTCGTACCTTTAGGGTTAGCAAGTGGTCCACTTGGTcctaagagaagagaaagaggctgTAACTGGCCCTCAGGACTCAGGTAAACATCACTGCAAGTCCCTGGAGGATTTCCCAGTCATAAActgtcctcctcccaccctccaataTATCTTCTCTTTGCATAGAAGTAGTAGAGGTTGAATATCCTTTATCAAATGCTTGGGACCAAAAGTGTTCTAGATTTCAGATATTCCTGGATTTAGGAATATTTGCAgattgcatatacataatgagatctCTTAAAGATGAGACCCAAGTCtgaacatgaaattcattttttctttcacgTATACCTTATACATATAGCCTagatgtaattttatatatttttaataattttgacatgacgttgtgcacatgtacctagaacttaaagtataataaaaaatatatattaaaaaaataataataattttgtgcatgaaaaaaCAGTTTTGGCTGAGTTTTGACCGCaacccatcacatgaggtcagaaaGGTGTGGAACTTTCCACTTGTGGAATCA is a window encoding:
- the RECQL5 gene encoding ATP-dependent DNA helicase Q5 isoform X5: MSSHHTTFPFDPERRVRSTLKKVFGFDSFKTPLQESATMAVVKGNKDVFVCMPTGAGKSLCYQLPALLAKGITIVVSPLIALIQDQVDHLLTLKVRVSSLNSKLSARERKELLADLEREKPQTKILYITPEMAASSSFQPTLNSLVSRHLLSYLVVDEAHCVSQWGHDFRPDYLRLGALRSRLGHAPCVALTATATPQVQEDVFAALHLKKPVAIFKTPCFRANLFYDVQFKELISDPYGNLKDFCLKALGQEADKGLSGCGIVYCRTREACEQLAIELSCRGVNAKAYHAGLKASERTLVQNDWMEEKVPVIVATISFGMGVDKANVRFVAHWNIAKSMAGYYQESGRAGRDGKPSWCRLYYSRNDRDQVSFLIRKEVAKLQVKRGNKASDKATIMAFDALVTFCEELGRWGRGHGKSLRAAWCSQVVSRHAEL